One Centropristis striata isolate RG_2023a ecotype Rhode Island chromosome 22, C.striata_1.0, whole genome shotgun sequence genomic window carries:
- the zgc:193726 gene encoding uncharacterized protein zgc:193726: MTQNSSRFDTHHHDNVTEDNLPRLLNISMDFSMSRIVYSEDCVLATCLTANLGSSLQRGGDQTAGGATSDPLGFGRK; the protein is encoded by the exons ATGACGCAAAACTCCAGCAG GTTCGATACTCATCACCATGACAACGTCACAGAGGACAACCTCCCAAG ACTTTTAAACATCTCGATGGACTTCTCCATGAGCAG AATAGTGTATTCTGAAGACTGTGTGCTCGCCACGTGTCTCACGGCGAACCTCGGCTCGTCGCTGCAGCGTGGCGGCGATCAGACGGCGGGGGGCGCTACCAGTGACCCGCTGGGCTTcggcaggaagtga
- the LOC131960451 gene encoding craniofacial development protein 2-like: MENKVILNPILPAAGVRWNTATDGGTGPPLGGHYDDRTLNPQGRVLSDHSTPSNALLRCRRPFVMGTFNACTVREEARLVELAHCAQEQGVEIRGIQEHRRVHTEDRIVYHRVVRCTLITSSVWRNEAQAATGGVGLMLGSLARKALRRVYHHTDRILIAEFSGNPVTTVIVVYSPTNVAPSEEVEKFYEDLTTSVRDIPAHNFLAILGDFNARLGPEDVPFPYHDSTNRNGTHLTALLMEHQLLAANTMYRKRAGKRWTFRDRATGTVRQLDYILVRQKWRSSILNAEPYSTFSSVGSDHRVVSMRVRLSLRVPKQAPRSGATGRHSQLILACKPGTRRRSGGAFISWTWELSPTVNT, translated from the coding sequence ATGGAGAACAAAGTCATCCTAAATCCTATACTTCCAGCGGCGGGAGTCCGCTGGAACACCGCAACAGATGGTGGTACTGGTCCTCCTCTGGGAGGACATTATGACGACAGGACCTTAAACCCGCAAGGGAGGGTCCTGTCCGATCACAGCACCCCATCCAATGCACTCTTGCGTTGTCGGCGACCATTTGTAATGGGAACCTTCAACGCATGTACAGTGAGAGAAGAAGCTAGACTGGTGGAGCTAGCACACTGTGCTCAGGAGCAGGGAGTGGAGATCCGGGGAATCCAGGAACACAGAAGAGTACACACTGAAGACCGGATCGTGTACCACAGAGTGGTGAGATGCACGCTCATCACTTCATCTGTGTGGCGAAACGAGGCCCAGGCTGCAACAGGGGGCGTAGGGCTAATGCTGGGTTCTCTGGCACGTAAGGCTCTCCGTCGGGTTTACCATCACACCGACAGGATCCTTATCGCAGAGTTCTCTGGCAACCCAGTAACAACAGTCATAGTCGTGTACTCACCCACCAACGTGGCACCATCTGAGGAGGTGGAGAAGTTCTATGAGGACCTCACAACATCGGTCCGAGACATCCCAGCGCACAACTTCCTGGCAATCCTGGGTGACTTCAATGCAAGGCTCGGTCCAGAGGACGTACCCTTCCCTTACCACGACTCTACCAATCGTAATGGCACGCACCTTACTGCTCTTCTCATGGAACACCAGCTCCTGGCAGCGAACACCATGTACAGGAAGAGAGCAGGCAAGCGATGGACCTTCCGAGACCGAGCCACAGGTACTGTACGTCAGCTGGACTACATACTTGTGAGGCAAAAGTGGAGGAGCTCCATCTTGAATGCTGAACCGTACAGCACATTCAGCTCTGTGGGATCTGACCACCGCGTGGTCTCCATGAGGGTGCGACTGAGCCTCAGGGTCCCCAAGCAAGCCCCAAGATCCGGCGCAACTGGAAGGCATTCACAGCTGATCCTGGCCTGCAAGCCAGGTACACGGAGGAGGTCAGGAGGCGCTTTCATCAGCTGGACATGGGAGCTGAGCCCAACAGTGAATACATGA